The proteins below are encoded in one region of Fibrella aestuarina BUZ 2:
- a CDS encoding DUF5009 domain-containing protein: protein MVSTASATSSPFRVLTRVDSIDVLRALTMVLMIFVNDLWSLTAIPGWLEHVPEGADGIGLADVVFPAFLFIVGLSIPFAIQHRRTRHETDAQIAGHVLTRAAALLVMGLWLVNGEYLNEAATGIARLGWNVLACTAFILIWNTYPKALSPTRRRVGQLLGWVVLLALAFAYRGESAERFETHWWGILGLIGWSYLVGALATLLARERIAVLALIWVGFCVLSMAAKTYTFPPLVQWIPDAIRGGTLAGLTLGGALTATVFRWCVERGYGRAMTLGFLLAAAGLIGLSIYTRPIWGLAKLGATPAWLFLCSAFTLLAFTALHWLVDVAGKGHWFRAIKPAGTDTLLCYLIPYFAYALVDFFDLHLPAVLLTGGVGLIKSLLFALLCVGVTGGLNRLGIRLKL, encoded by the coding sequence ATGGTATCGACCGCTTCCGCTACATCCAGCCCATTCCGGGTGCTCACCCGCGTCGACTCCATCGACGTGCTGCGGGCGCTGACCATGGTGCTGATGATCTTTGTCAATGACCTGTGGTCGCTGACGGCCATTCCCGGCTGGCTGGAGCACGTACCTGAAGGGGCCGATGGCATTGGCCTCGCCGATGTGGTGTTCCCGGCCTTTCTGTTTATCGTGGGGCTGTCGATCCCCTTTGCCATTCAGCACCGACGCACCCGACACGAAACCGACGCGCAGATCGCCGGGCATGTCCTGACCCGCGCGGCGGCCCTGCTGGTGATGGGGCTGTGGCTGGTCAACGGCGAATACCTGAACGAAGCGGCCACGGGTATTGCCCGCCTCGGCTGGAATGTGCTGGCTTGTACCGCCTTCATCCTCATCTGGAACACGTACCCCAAGGCGCTATCGCCAACGCGCCGCCGCGTTGGTCAGCTCCTTGGCTGGGTAGTGTTGCTGGCGCTCGCATTTGCATACCGAGGCGAGTCGGCCGAACGATTCGAGACCCACTGGTGGGGTATTCTGGGCCTGATCGGCTGGTCGTATCTGGTGGGGGCATTGGCCACGCTGCTGGCTCGTGAGCGCATCGCCGTGCTGGCCCTGATCTGGGTGGGCTTCTGTGTGCTGAGCATGGCGGCTAAAACCTACACGTTCCCGCCGCTGGTGCAGTGGATACCCGACGCCATCCGGGGAGGCACCCTCGCCGGGCTGACGTTGGGCGGTGCGCTCACGGCTACCGTATTCCGGTGGTGCGTCGAACGGGGCTACGGGCGGGCCATGACCCTCGGGTTTCTGCTGGCGGCGGCCGGGCTGATCGGGCTGTCGATCTACACCCGACCCATCTGGGGGCTGGCCAAACTGGGCGCTACCCCCGCCTGGCTGTTTTTGTGCAGTGCCTTTACGTTGCTCGCCTTTACGGCCCTGCACTGGCTGGTCGACGTTGCTGGCAAAGGCCATTGGTTCCGGGCGATCAAACCCGCCGGGACCGACACGCTGCTGTGCTACCTGATCCCTTATTTCGCCTACGCCCTCGTTGATTTCTTTGATCTTCATCTGCCTGCCGTGCTGCTGACGGGCGGTGTTGGGCTGATCAAATCGCTGCTGTTTGCGTTGCTCTGCGTGGGCGTGACCGGTGGCCTGAACCGGCTGGGTATCCGGCTGAAGCTGTGA
- a CDS encoding histone deacetylase family protein, translating into MLRIAYAPLYKHELPTGPNGEPHRFPMIKYELIHEQLLYDGTCTEANFFAPSPVDDRWVLGVHTAGYVDALKTQTVDARMVRRIGFPMSPRLIEREWVITQGTLDATHHARRDGVAMNVAGGTHHAYPDHGEGFCLLNDVGVAAHYLLETGQARQILVIDLDVHQGNGTAVMFQGEPRVFTFSMHGKDNYPLKKEQSDLDVELATGTRDDTYLNLLYDTLPRLLTDQQPDFLFYVAGVDILETDRLGRLGVSMTGVQQRDQFVFEEARRAGLPIVVSMGGGYSPRVADIVDAHCNTFRTAANLYF; encoded by the coding sequence ATGCTCAGAATTGCCTACGCTCCGCTCTACAAGCACGAATTGCCCACCGGCCCCAACGGCGAACCTCACCGGTTCCCGATGATCAAATACGAACTCATTCATGAACAGCTGCTGTACGACGGCACCTGCACCGAGGCCAACTTTTTCGCGCCCAGTCCCGTCGATGATCGGTGGGTGCTGGGCGTGCATACGGCTGGGTACGTCGACGCCCTCAAAACGCAGACCGTCGACGCCCGCATGGTGCGGCGGATTGGCTTCCCGATGTCGCCCCGGCTGATCGAGCGCGAATGGGTGATCACGCAGGGCACCCTTGATGCCACGCACCATGCCCGCCGCGATGGCGTCGCCATGAACGTGGCGGGTGGTACGCACCACGCTTACCCCGATCATGGCGAAGGCTTCTGTCTGCTCAACGACGTGGGCGTGGCGGCCCATTACCTGCTCGAAACGGGGCAGGCCCGCCAGATTCTGGTCATCGACCTCGACGTGCATCAGGGCAATGGTACGGCGGTCATGTTTCAAGGCGAGCCGCGCGTGTTCACCTTCAGCATGCATGGCAAAGACAATTACCCGCTCAAGAAAGAGCAGTCGGACCTCGACGTGGAACTGGCCACCGGCACCCGCGACGATACGTACCTGAACTTGCTCTACGACACGTTGCCCCGCCTCCTGACCGACCAACAGCCCGACTTTCTGTTCTACGTGGCGGGCGTCGATATTCTGGAAACCGACCGGCTGGGTAGACTGGGCGTGTCGATGACCGGCGTGCAGCAGCGCGATCAGTTTGTGTTCGAAGAAGCCCGGCGGGCGGGCCTGCCCATTGTGGTGTCGATGGGCGGCGGCTACTCGCCCCGCGTGGCCGACATTGTCGATGCGCACTGCAACACCTTTCGCACCGCCGCCAATTTGTATTTCTAG
- a CDS encoding sensor histidine kinase: protein MRFQTRYLVYILLLHALLGWLLFTELRQEKPLFASKEVLLIAVEVLIILSLYTAFSIYRAFRRPSAFIASGIEAIRDKDFTIKFVPTGNSEVDELIRVYNLMIDQLRQERTRQAEQQFFLDKLIDASPIALLIFDFDARVAGINPKARQLLKCPEADLLGKPLSAIDHPLLNQLDTLPLDQPQIVRLTGVETYRVLRGQFIDRGFGRQFLFIEELTAEIIDTEKKAYGKVIRMMAHEVNNSIGAVNTILSIVEPTVGEADLQRAMRVAIERNERLNGFMRRFADVVRLPVPHRVRADMAALVQNIARLMAPQAEGRAVTLQVTTPDEPVWWLMDESQLEQVLINVVKNALESCRAGNTVSLELSAQQLLIRNNGDPIPDEVAGQLFNPFYSTKRDGQGIGLTLTREILLNHGFAFSLLTEPTGETVFRILNV, encoded by the coding sequence ATGCGTTTTCAAACCCGTTACCTCGTCTATATTCTGCTGCTCCATGCCCTGCTGGGCTGGCTGCTGTTCACGGAACTGCGGCAGGAAAAGCCCCTGTTCGCGTCGAAAGAGGTGCTGCTGATTGCCGTTGAAGTGCTGATTATCCTGTCGCTCTACACCGCCTTCTCCATATACCGGGCGTTTCGGCGGCCGTCGGCCTTTATTGCGTCGGGGATCGAGGCTATCCGTGATAAAGACTTCACCATCAAGTTCGTGCCCACGGGGAATAGCGAAGTCGACGAACTGATTCGGGTCTACAACCTGATGATCGATCAGTTGCGGCAGGAACGTACCCGGCAGGCCGAGCAGCAGTTTTTTCTGGATAAACTCATCGACGCGTCGCCCATCGCCCTGCTGATTTTCGACTTCGACGCGCGCGTGGCGGGCATCAACCCCAAAGCCCGGCAGCTCCTGAAATGCCCCGAGGCCGATCTGCTCGGTAAGCCGCTGTCGGCCATCGACCACCCGCTGCTGAACCAACTGGATACCCTGCCGCTCGATCAACCGCAGATCGTCAGGCTGACGGGCGTGGAGACGTACCGGGTCTTGCGCGGGCAGTTTATCGACCGGGGTTTTGGGCGGCAGTTTCTGTTTATCGAAGAGCTGACCGCCGAAATCATCGACACCGAGAAGAAGGCCTACGGCAAGGTCATCCGCATGATGGCCCACGAAGTCAACAACTCCATCGGCGCGGTCAACACCATCCTGAGTATCGTGGAGCCGACGGTGGGGGAGGCCGACCTGCAACGGGCGATGCGGGTGGCGATCGAGCGCAACGAGCGACTGAATGGCTTCATGCGGCGGTTTGCCGATGTGGTGCGCCTGCCGGTGCCTCACCGCGTTCGGGCCGACATGGCCGCGCTGGTGCAGAACATCGCCCGGCTGATGGCACCGCAGGCCGAGGGCCGGGCCGTGACGTTGCAGGTGACGACGCCCGACGAACCGGTATGGTGGCTGATGGACGAATCGCAACTGGAGCAGGTGCTCATCAACGTGGTAAAAAACGCGCTGGAAAGTTGCCGGGCGGGCAACACCGTATCGCTGGAGCTGTCGGCGCAGCAGTTGCTGATTCGCAACAACGGCGACCCCATCCCCGACGAGGTGGCCGGGCAGTTGTTCAACCCCTTTTACAGCACCAAACGCGACGGGCAGGGTATCGGCCTTACGCTCACCCGCGAAATCCTGCTCAACCACGGCTTCGCCTTCTCGCTACTGACCGAACCCACCGGCGAGACCGTGTTTCGGATACTGAATGTATAA